The sequence AGATCTGTACGAAGGTCGGTATCGGGGTCGGTACGCAGGCCGGTGGCGCCGGTCAGAAGGTGGTCATCGGCCGGACCCCGTGAGCCAGGTCGAGCAGCCGGCCGTGTTCCCCGGCGGTGCGGGCCTGTGCGGCCAGTTGCCGGAAGGAGTGCTCCAGCAGGCCCCGCAGGCTGTCCTCGTCGCCGGGGCCGAGCAGGTCCCCGGCCGGGAACCGCGCTCCCCGGCCCGGCTCGGGCGGGCCGTACAGGGCGTTCTCGCGGACCTCGGCGGCGAGCCGGGCCCGGGACTCGCCGTCGGCGGCGCCGCCGTCCAGGCGCAGCTCGGGCAGCCGCCGGGCGGCGTCCTCGAGGTCGGCCGGCGAGGGCGGGCGGCCGTGCAGGATGCCGGCGCGGACGCGTACGGCCGCGATGCGGGCGGCGTCGTGGTGACGGGAGGTGGCGGGCACGTCGTCGAGCACGCGGACGGCTGCATCCCGGTCGTCGCCGGCCAGATGGCACCGGGCCAGTCCGAACGCGGCGGCGGTGTGCGCGAAGTCCCGTTTCCACACGGCCTCGTAGCAGCGCATGGCCCGGGCGATGCGCTGCGCGCGGGCCTGCCGGGCACCACGGCCGGCTCCGGGCCCGGGTATGGCTACGGATGCGGGCGCGGGCACGGGTGCGGCTGCCCGTTCGGCGTCGGCGCCGTCCCCTCCGGTCCGCCCGGCGGCGTGTTCCGCGCAGTAGCCGAGGGCCAGCTTGGGGACGTACTCGCCGGGCAGGGCCCGGTGGACGGCGTCGAAGTGGGCGCCGGCCTCGGGGACTTCGCCCTTGCTCAGGTGCAGCACGCCGCGGTGCCAGGCGATGCGCCAGTCATGGGCGGCGGCTCGTTCGCCGAGCTGGGTCTCGGCCTCGGCGAGCCAGCTCTCGGCCTGCTGCTGCTCGCCGCGCCTGAGGTAGGCGCGGCACAGCCACAGCGCGGTCTCGGGGGTGCCGAGGCGGGACTCCCGGGGCCACTGCAGGGCGACCTGGTCGGGGGCGTCGGGAGAGAAGGTGTCCAGCAGTAGGGCGGCGCCGTCGTCGGGGTCGGGAACCGGCTCCGGGAGGGCGCCGGCGACCTCCGCGGCGTGCGGCGGGGAGACGTCCAGCCCCTCGGGCCGCTCGCCGGGGCGTGCGGTCCAGTGGTCCAGGGCCGGGATCGCGCCGAGTCCGGCGTCGAGGCTGGCGACGGTGGCGCGGAACCGGGTGGAACTCTCCGGCAGCTGTTCGCCGAACTGCAGCGAGCGGAACTCCCGCAGCACTTCCCAGAGTTGACGGGACATCTCGGCCGCCGAGCGGAACCGGGCGGCGGGCTCGGCGTGGGTGGCGCGGTCGACGATCCGGCGGAAGGAGTCGGGGGCGAGACCGCGGGCCGGTTCGATGGCGCGGGCCAGCGCCTGGAGGGTCATGCCGACGGTGTAGAGGTCGCTGTCGACGTGCCAGCCGCGCCGGTCGATCTCCTCCTTGGGCGGGGCGAAGCCGCCCGTGTAGACGTAGGCGGAGGTGCGGTCGCCGATCGCGCGGACCGCGCCGAGGTCGATGACCTTGACCGCCCGGCCGAAGTGGATG comes from Streptomyces sp. FXJ1.172 and encodes:
- a CDS encoding serine/threonine-protein kinase, producing MTSCARPGCAGRIMGTGYCDTCGHRHIEPRAEPPAEPPARPYPAPRAEPPAVAEGAEESPGPPAVHAVAGVGELDQHGLVVLPEVPVPDGVLVADPSPPTGGRRCGADGCTMTVGIGYGGQSARATGRCPRCGTPYSFLPQLDKGDMVAGHYRVLGCLARGGLGWIHLAEDTRADGYRVVLKGQINVHDALARLGAVEERRSLTDLHHPDIVRIITYADHQAPGRPPAGYLVMDYIGGRSLQQLFDADDAERIFHGRPRLDHVLTYGCKILGALQYMHERGLLYCDMKPANVIHFGRAVKVIDLGAVRAIGDRTSAYVYTGGFAPPKEEIDRRGWHVDSDLYTVGMTLQALARAIEPARGLAPDSFRRIVDRATHAEPAARFRSAAEMSRQLWEVLREFRSLQFGEQLPESSTRFRATVASLDAGLGAIPALDHWTARPGERPEGLDVSPPHAAEVAGALPEPVPDPDDGAALLLDTFSPDAPDQVALQWPRESRLGTPETALWLCRAYLRRGEQQQAESWLAEAETQLGERAAAHDWRIAWHRGVLHLSKGEVPEAGAHFDAVHRALPGEYVPKLALGYCAEHAAGRTGGDGADAERAAAPVPAPASVAIPGPGAGRGARQARAQRIARAMRCYEAVWKRDFAHTAAAFGLARCHLAGDDRDAAVRVLDDVPATSRHHDAARIAAVRVRAGILHGRPPSPADLEDAARRLPELRLDGGAADGESRARLAAEVRENALYGPPEPGRGARFPAGDLLGPGDEDSLRGLLEHSFRQLAAQARTAGEHGRLLDLAHGVRPMTTF